In the Paralichthys olivaceus isolate ysfri-2021 chromosome 15, ASM2471397v2, whole genome shotgun sequence genome, one interval contains:
- the LOC109628640 gene encoding protocadherin alpha-C2-like isoform X2, with translation MAVAGICNRIGNNVPFYFVIFSLFCGLSCGQLRYSITEELENGALVGDLAHDLGLDIRKLATRKIKVTSNSGKRYVIVNSKNGKLLVNERIDREALCDLSSTCLINLEVLVENPTEVHHVEVEIVDANDNAPQFPRDEYQLEITESALPGSRYPIENAQDPDIGSNSVRMYQLSTNDHFALVSNKPSLNTKHIELVLKKPLDREQTPYHQLILSAVDGGTPEKTGTAKINVRVLDSNDNVPLFDSSVYKVKLLENSPKNTLVIKLNATDLDEGTNGEVYYSFSSYTPERVRQMFSMDTNTGEIRVRSNVDYEETNSYEMYIQAMDKGPGAVAAHCKVVVEVVDVNDNVPQIVLSSLSSPVREDARADTVVALISVTDRDSGANKQVSLEIPAGLPFKIKSFRNYYTLVTSAFLDRETTDAYNVTLSATDGGNPPLSSQKTIQVDVADVNDNPPRFEQTSYTVYVAENNGPGASLCTVKAQDADIKENARITYTVLNDNNHGIPVTSYVSVKADTGEAYALRAFDYESLREFHFQVKAQDGGIPPLSRVATVYIYIMDQNDHAPLIVNPPGNGTRSLETVQKNAEPGALVTKVVAYDADAGPNAWLVYVLETATDLDLFKVHEHTGEIRTTRRILEDNSTSFALTVLVKDHGQPALSSTATINVAVMEVPPKVVPDPKRIIRPHSTLLFSNVTLYLIVALSATTFVFLVTVVVLAIVRCHAYCTQPGSCSPCCVSQKPPPDGGSSSVSAGAVGGAGPGAQPNNNVMLRRDLKVEPHYIEVRGNGSLTKTYCYKTCLTATSGSDTFMFYNTGRPISGTWGSGADRFFTSGSGFVRRLSMPDASLQLCPEPKAPNADWRYSASLRAGMQSSVHMEESSVMQGAQGMLVQNWPTVSSAAGKQSV, from the exons ATGGCTGTGGCGGGGATATGCAACCGGATAGGGAATAATGtgcctttttattttgtgatattttcctTATTTTGTGGCCTTTCGTGCGGACAATTGCGTTATTCTATTACGGAAGAACTGGAAAATGGGGCACTGGTCGGTGATCTGGCGCATGACTTGGGGCTGGATATTCGAAAGCTCGCCACCCGAAAAATTAAGGTAACCTCTAACAGCGGCAAACGCTATGTGATTGTCAACTCCAAAAATGGGAAATTGCTCGTCAATGAGAGGATCGACAGGGAGGCACTGTGTGATCTGTCCAGCACCTGCCTGATTAATCTGGAGGTGCTGGTCGAGAACCCCACCGAGGTGCACCATGTCGAGGTGGAGATTGTGGACGCCAATGATAACGCGCCGCAGTTCCCCAGAGACGAGTACCAACTGGAGATCACAGAATCTGCTTTACCGGGGTCTAGGTACCCAATTGAAAACGCTCAGGATCCAGACATTGGATCCAATTCAGTTCGTATGTATCAGCTCAGCACAAATGACCATTTCGCGCTGGTATCCAACAAACCCTCCCTAAATACTAAGCACATCGAGCTTGTGCTCAAAAAGCCCCTTGATCGTGAACAGACGCCTTACCACCAACTCATTCTAAGTGCTGTGGATGGTGGGACCCCAGAGAAAACAGGCACTGCTAAAATCAATGTCCGGGTCCTCGACTCAAATGACAATGTCCCCCTCTTTGACAGCTCGGTGTACAAGGTGAAGCTGTTGGAAAATTCACCCAAAAACACCTTGGTAATTAAACTGAATGCAACGGATCTGGATGAGGGCACAAATGGAGAGGTGTATTACTCCTTCAGCAGCTACACTCCAGAGAGAGTGAGGCAGATGTTCAGCATGGACACTAATACTGGAGAAATAAGGGTGAGGAGCAATGTTGACTATGAAGAGACCAACTCCTATGAGATGTACATCCAGGCGATGGACAAGGGACCTGGGGCAGTGGCAGCACACTGTAAGGTCGTGGTTGAAGTGGTGGATGTGAATGACAATGTCCCTCAGATAGTGCTGTCATCCCTGTCCAGCCCTGTGAGAGAAGACGCCCGTGCAGACACAGTCGTGGCCCTCATTAGCGTTACCGATCGGGACTCTGGCGCGAACAAGCAGGTGAGCCTAGAGATCCCAGCAGGCCTTCCTTTCAAGATCAAGTCATTCAGAAATTACTACACTCTGGTTACCTCAGCCTTCCTGGACCGTGAGACCACCGATGCCTACAATGTCACTCTGAGTGCCACAGATGGAGGAaaccctcccctctcctcccagaAGACCATACAGGTGGATGTGGCAGATGTTAATGACAATCCACCTCGATTTGAGCAGACTTCATACACAGTCTATGTGGCTGAGAACAATGGCCCCGGGGCCTCTTTGTGCACTGTGAAAGCTCAAGATGCAGACATCAAGGAGAACGCACGCATCACCTACACAGTGctcaatgacaacaaccatggcaTCCCTGTCACCTCGTATGTGTCTGTGAAGGCCGATACAGGGGAGGCTTATGCCCTGCGAGCCTTCGATTATGAGTCACTGAGAGAGTTTCACTTCCAGGTCAAAGCCCAAGATGGGGGCATTCCTCCGCTCAGCCGTGTCGCCACTGTCTACATCTACATAATGGATCAGAATGACCATGCACCACTGATAGTCAACCCTCCTGGCAATGGCACGCGCTCCTTGGAGACCGTGCAAAAGAACGCAGAGCCCGGTGCCTTGGTGACCAAAGTGGTAGCATATGATGCAGACGCTGGTCCAAATGCCTGGTTGGTGTATGTGCTGGAGACAGCCACGGACCTGGACTTGTTCAAGGTCCATGAACACACCGGTGAGATCAGAACCACTCGGAGGATCCTGGAGGACAACTCCACCTCCTTTGCTCTGACTGTCTTAGTGAAGGACCATGGGCAGcctgctctctcctccacagCCACCATCAACGTGGCTGTCATGGAGGTGCCACCCAAAGTGGTTCCTGACCCTAAGAGGATCATCCGACCTCACAGCACCCTTCTCTTCTCCAACGTGACCCTCTACTTGATTGTGGCTTTGAGCGCCACCACTTTTGTGTTCCTGGTCACCGTGGTGGTGCTGGCCATTGTCCGCTGTCATGCCTACTGCACCCAGCCTGGGTCCTGCTCCCCTTGCTGCGTGTCACAGAAGCCCCCTCCAGACGGTGGGAGCAGCAGCGTAAGTGCTGGAGCGGTAGGCGGCGCTGGACCCGGGGCACAGCCCAATAACAATGTAATGCTTCGCAGAGACCTTAAAGTGGAGCCTCACTACATCGAAGTGCGGGGGAATGGCTCCCTGACAAAGACTTACTGCTACAAGACCTGCCTGACAGCCACCTCTGGCAGTGACACTTTCATGTTCTACAACACAGGACGTCCCATCAGTGGCACCTGGGGCAGCGGTGCCGACCGTTTCTTCACCAGCGGAAGTGGATTTGTACGCAGACTGAGTATGCCTGATGCCTCACTGCAACTCTGCCCAGAG CCGAAAGCCCCGAATGCTGACTGGCGATATTCTGCATCTTTGAGGGCAGGGATGCAGAG CTCGGTCCACATGGAGGAGTCCTCTGTGATGCAGGGAGCCCAGGGGATGCTCGTCCAGAACTGGCCCACTGTCTCCAGCGCTGCAG GTAAACAGTCCGTGTGA
- the LOC109628640 gene encoding protocadherin alpha-C2-like isoform X1, producing MAVAGICNRIGNNVPFYFVIFSLFCGLSCGQLRYSITEELENGALVGDLAHDLGLDIRKLATRKIKVTSNSGKRYVIVNSKNGKLLVNERIDREALCDLSSTCLINLEVLVENPTEVHHVEVEIVDANDNAPQFPRDEYQLEITESALPGSRYPIENAQDPDIGSNSVRMYQLSTNDHFALVSNKPSLNTKHIELVLKKPLDREQTPYHQLILSAVDGGTPEKTGTAKINVRVLDSNDNVPLFDSSVYKVKLLENSPKNTLVIKLNATDLDEGTNGEVYYSFSSYTPERVRQMFSMDTNTGEIRVRSNVDYEETNSYEMYIQAMDKGPGAVAAHCKVVVEVVDVNDNVPQIVLSSLSSPVREDARADTVVALISVTDRDSGANKQVSLEIPAGLPFKIKSFRNYYTLVTSAFLDRETTDAYNVTLSATDGGNPPLSSQKTIQVDVADVNDNPPRFEQTSYTVYVAENNGPGASLCTVKAQDADIKENARITYTVLNDNNHGIPVTSYVSVKADTGEAYALRAFDYESLREFHFQVKAQDGGIPPLSRVATVYIYIMDQNDHAPLIVNPPGNGTRSLETVQKNAEPGALVTKVVAYDADAGPNAWLVYVLETATDLDLFKVHEHTGEIRTTRRILEDNSTSFALTVLVKDHGQPALSSTATINVAVMEVPPKVVPDPKRIIRPHSTLLFSNVTLYLIVALSATTFVFLVTVVVLAIVRCHAYCTQPGSCSPCCVSQKPPPDGGSSSVSAGAVGGAGPGAQPNNNVMLRRDLKVEPHYIEVRGNGSLTKTYCYKTCLTATSGSDTFMFYNTGRPISGTWGSGADRFFTSGSGFVRRLSMPDASLQLCPEPKAPNADWRYSASLRAGMQSSVHMEESSVMQGAQGMLVQNWPTVSSAADGDGGELSPPVGAGVNSNSWHFRYGAGQSYGPPQPMKPGEIPPEAFIIPGSPAIISIRHDAGPVDDKGDFISFGKKEDAKKKKKKKKDKKDKKDKGKDDGDE from the exons ATGGCTGTGGCGGGGATATGCAACCGGATAGGGAATAATGtgcctttttattttgtgatattttcctTATTTTGTGGCCTTTCGTGCGGACAATTGCGTTATTCTATTACGGAAGAACTGGAAAATGGGGCACTGGTCGGTGATCTGGCGCATGACTTGGGGCTGGATATTCGAAAGCTCGCCACCCGAAAAATTAAGGTAACCTCTAACAGCGGCAAACGCTATGTGATTGTCAACTCCAAAAATGGGAAATTGCTCGTCAATGAGAGGATCGACAGGGAGGCACTGTGTGATCTGTCCAGCACCTGCCTGATTAATCTGGAGGTGCTGGTCGAGAACCCCACCGAGGTGCACCATGTCGAGGTGGAGATTGTGGACGCCAATGATAACGCGCCGCAGTTCCCCAGAGACGAGTACCAACTGGAGATCACAGAATCTGCTTTACCGGGGTCTAGGTACCCAATTGAAAACGCTCAGGATCCAGACATTGGATCCAATTCAGTTCGTATGTATCAGCTCAGCACAAATGACCATTTCGCGCTGGTATCCAACAAACCCTCCCTAAATACTAAGCACATCGAGCTTGTGCTCAAAAAGCCCCTTGATCGTGAACAGACGCCTTACCACCAACTCATTCTAAGTGCTGTGGATGGTGGGACCCCAGAGAAAACAGGCACTGCTAAAATCAATGTCCGGGTCCTCGACTCAAATGACAATGTCCCCCTCTTTGACAGCTCGGTGTACAAGGTGAAGCTGTTGGAAAATTCACCCAAAAACACCTTGGTAATTAAACTGAATGCAACGGATCTGGATGAGGGCACAAATGGAGAGGTGTATTACTCCTTCAGCAGCTACACTCCAGAGAGAGTGAGGCAGATGTTCAGCATGGACACTAATACTGGAGAAATAAGGGTGAGGAGCAATGTTGACTATGAAGAGACCAACTCCTATGAGATGTACATCCAGGCGATGGACAAGGGACCTGGGGCAGTGGCAGCACACTGTAAGGTCGTGGTTGAAGTGGTGGATGTGAATGACAATGTCCCTCAGATAGTGCTGTCATCCCTGTCCAGCCCTGTGAGAGAAGACGCCCGTGCAGACACAGTCGTGGCCCTCATTAGCGTTACCGATCGGGACTCTGGCGCGAACAAGCAGGTGAGCCTAGAGATCCCAGCAGGCCTTCCTTTCAAGATCAAGTCATTCAGAAATTACTACACTCTGGTTACCTCAGCCTTCCTGGACCGTGAGACCACCGATGCCTACAATGTCACTCTGAGTGCCACAGATGGAGGAaaccctcccctctcctcccagaAGACCATACAGGTGGATGTGGCAGATGTTAATGACAATCCACCTCGATTTGAGCAGACTTCATACACAGTCTATGTGGCTGAGAACAATGGCCCCGGGGCCTCTTTGTGCACTGTGAAAGCTCAAGATGCAGACATCAAGGAGAACGCACGCATCACCTACACAGTGctcaatgacaacaaccatggcaTCCCTGTCACCTCGTATGTGTCTGTGAAGGCCGATACAGGGGAGGCTTATGCCCTGCGAGCCTTCGATTATGAGTCACTGAGAGAGTTTCACTTCCAGGTCAAAGCCCAAGATGGGGGCATTCCTCCGCTCAGCCGTGTCGCCACTGTCTACATCTACATAATGGATCAGAATGACCATGCACCACTGATAGTCAACCCTCCTGGCAATGGCACGCGCTCCTTGGAGACCGTGCAAAAGAACGCAGAGCCCGGTGCCTTGGTGACCAAAGTGGTAGCATATGATGCAGACGCTGGTCCAAATGCCTGGTTGGTGTATGTGCTGGAGACAGCCACGGACCTGGACTTGTTCAAGGTCCATGAACACACCGGTGAGATCAGAACCACTCGGAGGATCCTGGAGGACAACTCCACCTCCTTTGCTCTGACTGTCTTAGTGAAGGACCATGGGCAGcctgctctctcctccacagCCACCATCAACGTGGCTGTCATGGAGGTGCCACCCAAAGTGGTTCCTGACCCTAAGAGGATCATCCGACCTCACAGCACCCTTCTCTTCTCCAACGTGACCCTCTACTTGATTGTGGCTTTGAGCGCCACCACTTTTGTGTTCCTGGTCACCGTGGTGGTGCTGGCCATTGTCCGCTGTCATGCCTACTGCACCCAGCCTGGGTCCTGCTCCCCTTGCTGCGTGTCACAGAAGCCCCCTCCAGACGGTGGGAGCAGCAGCGTAAGTGCTGGAGCGGTAGGCGGCGCTGGACCCGGGGCACAGCCCAATAACAATGTAATGCTTCGCAGAGACCTTAAAGTGGAGCCTCACTACATCGAAGTGCGGGGGAATGGCTCCCTGACAAAGACTTACTGCTACAAGACCTGCCTGACAGCCACCTCTGGCAGTGACACTTTCATGTTCTACAACACAGGACGTCCCATCAGTGGCACCTGGGGCAGCGGTGCCGACCGTTTCTTCACCAGCGGAAGTGGATTTGTACGCAGACTGAGTATGCCTGATGCCTCACTGCAACTCTGCCCAGAG CCGAAAGCCCCGAATGCTGACTGGCGATATTCTGCATCTTTGAGGGCAGGGATGCAGAG CTCGGTCCACATGGAGGAGTCCTCTGTGATGCAGGGAGCCCAGGGGATGCTCGTCCAGAACTGGCCCACTGTCTCCAGCGCTGCAG ATGGTGATGGTGGAGAGCTTTCACCCCCAGTGGGAGCTGGAGTCAACAGCAACAGCTGGCACTTCAGATACGGCGCCGGGCAGAGCTACGGTCCCCCTCAGCCCATGAAGCCCGGAGAGATTCCCCCCGAAGCCTTCATCATACCCGGATCCCCCGCCATCATTTCCATCCGCCATGACGCGGGCCCTGTGGATGACAAGGGTGACTTCATAAGCTTCGGCAAGAAGGAGGatgccaagaagaagaagaagaagaagaaggacaagAAGGACAAGAAGGATAAAGGAAAGGATGACGGTGACGAATAG